The proteins below come from a single Methanomicrobia archaeon genomic window:
- a CDS encoding PAS domain S-box protein, giving the protein MDRHEEKRTGIWVLHVDDEHYFLELTKRYLESENDDFTVDSATSGVEGVELLKRGNYDVVIADYKMPGMDGLRFLQHLREEGNAIPFIMLTGRGREEVAIEALNRGANHYIQKGVDTDSMYGTLAHAIRDAVEKKRAVEALRESEREYRTIFETTGTATVIIEEDTTLSLVNTQFEELFGYSREEVEGKKSWTEFIVNEDLERMKEYHRLRRIDPNAAPTSYEFKLIDKAGNIKPIFLSVSMIPGTGKSVAALLDLTERKRAENLLNTQHDLALALNTVTGLNEGLRLCLESVIHASGMDCGGIYLVDETTGALNLVVHTGLSPDFIESSSHYEADSPSTRLVMAGKPIYAKHSGLGVPLEEAKRREGLRASAIIPVYHEDQVIGCLNIASHTLDEVPVFSRGTLETIAAQIGSPIVRLKTEKALRESEHLFQSLVDNMLDAIMILDWNGEVLLANKATAKLGGFKSEREVIGLNALDFIHPSYKESVMKDLMLVKRDKGGFFNTYKMVTKDGAEKWVESIGTTITFRGETADLVNTRDITDRKRAEEALRESEEKYRVIVENTFDMIYSVTPDGMLTFVSPQVSTYGYALEEVVGHNIFEFIHPDDVERVSADLQRCLEAGEEAPIEFRLVKRDGSAVYVEESDTFIREGDRIVGLIGAIRDITKRKKAEEALRESEEKYRELLNGMNDTAWVIGLEGNFIDVNEAAVKVLGYSREELLSMGPPDIDTNLTVEEIRDLIKGMPSDEIQVFETAHTTKDGKTIPVEISSSLVTYQGKQAILSIARDITERKRAEEAFRDSEERYREFLQNFQGIAFRADLTFAPIFLHGAIEEVTGYKEVEFATGKVRWDQLIHPDDVPTMDEKAEKMRSIPGYLSEMEYRIIRKDGAIRWLHEDVKNICDDSGKPLWIHGTSYDITEQKRAKEALKESESKFRSIIESSKDGIIFFDGKTRKILFGNGAMAELLGCSKEDLVSRSISSLHPSEEWASVEQEFQKHVSGELSVSTGVPVVRNDGSVFYADISSSSITLEGRSYFTAFFRDITERKRAEEALRESEEKFRAMFNNMAAACCIDEVIYEGGRAVDYRILDVNPAYERIIGISRAQAVGALASQLYGTGEAPFLEIYAKVAETREPASFERYFPPIDKYLHITSSSPAKGKFSNVFSDITDWKRMESERTLILKELEAKNRELERFTYTVSHDLRSPLITIQGFTDMLRKDLEETEGEKVENDLQHITKATTQMSRLLHDTLELSRIGRMVNPPEDVSFGKIVDDALGQTAGELTANNVRVSVAKDFPTVHVDRMRIVEALVNLIGNCIKYRGDQPSPEIDIGYREEGAETVFFVKDNGRGIDPNQHEKVFELFYKVDSRSEGTGAGLAIVKRIIEVCGGRIWMESEKGKGCTVCFTLPVVSG; this is encoded by the coding sequence ATGGACAGACACGAAGAAAAGCGGACTGGAATATGGGTACTACATGTGGATGATGAGCACTATTTTCTTGAATTAACAAAAAGATACCTGGAAAGCGAAAACGATGATTTTACTGTTGATTCCGCCACGTCCGGCGTAGAAGGCGTAGAACTCTTAAAACGCGGAAACTACGATGTTGTAATCGCGGACTATAAGATGCCGGGAATGGATGGTCTAAGATTCCTCCAACACCTTCGAGAGGAGGGAAACGCCATTCCATTCATTATGCTCACGGGGAGAGGGAGAGAAGAAGTAGCGATTGAGGCATTGAACCGGGGAGCGAATCACTACATACAGAAAGGTGTAGATACCGACAGCATGTACGGTACCCTGGCGCACGCGATCCGTGATGCAGTGGAGAAAAAGAGAGCTGTAGAAGCGTTGAGGGAATCAGAGAGAGAATACCGGACCATCTTTGAAACGACCGGCACCGCAACGGTCATCATTGAGGAGGATACGACCTTATCCCTGGTGAACACGCAATTTGAAGAATTATTCGGCTATTCCCGGGAGGAAGTGGAAGGTAAGAAAAGTTGGACAGAATTCATCGTGAACGAGGATTTAGAGCGAATGAAAGAGTATCATCGCTTACGAAGGATCGATCCAAATGCTGCGCCAACGAGCTATGAGTTCAAGCTTATCGATAAAGCAGGTAATATCAAACCTATCTTCTTATCCGTCAGTATGATCCCGGGAACAGGAAAGAGCGTCGCAGCTCTTTTGGATCTCACCGAGCGCAAGCGTGCGGAAAATCTGCTAAACACCCAACACGACCTGGCTCTAGCGCTTAACACGGTAACCGGGCTTAATGAGGGGTTGCGTCTCTGCCTTGAATCGGTGATCCATGCATCAGGGATGGACTGTGGCGGCATTTATCTGGTGGATGAGACCACCGGGGCTTTAAACCTTGTGGTTCATACAGGACTATCACCAGATTTTATCGAGAGTTCGTCACACTATGAAGCTGATTCGCCCAGTACGCGGCTCGTAATGGCAGGCAAGCCAATCTACGCAAAACATTCTGGTTTAGGGGTGCCCTTGGAAGAGGCTAAAAGGCGTGAGGGCTTGCGTGCTTCCGCCATCATTCCGGTGTATCACGAAGATCAGGTGATCGGCTGTCTGAATATCGCTTCCCATACGTTAGATGAGGTGCCCGTTTTCTCTCGTGGCACGCTCGAAACGATTGCAGCGCAAATCGGCAGCCCGATTGTCCGTTTAAAGACGGAAAAGGCACTGCGGGAGAGTGAGCACCTTTTCCAGTCGCTTGTCGATAACATGCTTGATGCAATAATGATCCTGGACTGGAACGGCGAAGTATTGTTGGCCAACAAGGCGACAGCCAAGTTAGGGGGTTTCAAATCAGAACGAGAAGTGATCGGGCTAAATGCCCTGGACTTCATCCACCCAAGCTACAAAGAATCGGTGATGAAGGACCTTATGCTCGTAAAACGTGACAAGGGTGGCTTCTTCAATACCTACAAGATGGTAACGAAGGACGGCGCGGAAAAATGGGTTGAGAGCATAGGCACGACGATAACGTTCAGGGGCGAGACAGCCGATTTGGTGAACACGCGTGACATCACCGACCGCAAGCGGGCGGAAGAGGCGTTGCGAGAGAGCGAAGAGAAATATCGGGTCATCGTTGAGAACACCTTTGACATGATATACTCCGTTACTCCTGATGGCATGCTCACTTTTGTGAGTCCGCAGGTTTCTACCTATGGCTACGCACTGGAAGAGGTCGTCGGGCATAATATCTTTGAATTCATTCACCCGGACGATGTTGAGCGTGTCAGCGCAGACTTGCAGCGGTGCTTAGAAGCAGGAGAGGAAGCCCCGATTGAATTTCGCCTGGTGAAAAGAGACGGTAGCGCTGTTTACGTGGAAGAAAGCGACACATTTATTCGAGAGGGAGACAGAATCGTAGGGCTTATTGGCGCGATCCGAGACATCACCAAGCGCAAGAAAGCGGAGGAAGCGCTGCGGGAGAGCGAGGAGAAGTATAGAGAGTTACTTAACGGAATGAATGACACGGCTTGGGTCATCGGTCTTGAGGGGAACTTTATTGATGTGAATGAGGCTGCTGTTAAGGTTTTGGGTTATTCCAGGGAAGAATTGCTTTCTATGGGACCGCCCGACATCGATACCAATCTAACCGTGGAAGAAATAAGAGACCTTATTAAAGGAATGCCAAGCGATGAAATACAGGTTTTTGAAACAGCACACACCACCAAAGATGGAAAGACAATTCCAGTGGAAATCAGCTCCAGTCTTGTGACTTATCAGGGGAAACAAGCGATTTTGAGCATTGCAAGGGACATCACCGAACGTAAGCGTGCGGAAGAGGCGTTTCGAGATAGTGAGGAACGGTACAGGGAATTCTTGCAGAACTTCCAGGGGATAGCGTTTCGAGCCGACCTCACTTTTGCACCGATATTTTTGCACGGGGCAATTGAGGAGGTCACCGGCTATAAAGAGGTCGAATTCGCCACGGGCAAGGTGAGATGGGACCAGCTCATTCATCCGGACGACGTACCTACAATGGACGAGAAAGCGGAAAAAATGCGCTCGATTCCAGGGTATTTAAGTGAAATGGAATACCGCATCATACGCAAGGATGGAGCGATACGGTGGCTTCACGAGGATGTTAAAAATATCTGTGATGACTCAGGGAAGCCTCTTTGGATCCATGGAACGTCCTACGACATCACCGAGCAAAAGCGTGCGAAAGAGGCCCTGAAGGAATCCGAGAGCAAGTTCCGAAGCATTATTGAAAGCAGCAAAGATGGCATCATCTTCTTCGACGGCAAAACGCGAAAGATCCTCTTCGGAAACGGCGCCATGGCTGAGTTGCTGGGCTGCTCCAAGGAGGACTTGGTTAGCCGGTCCATTTCATCTCTACACCCCTCAGAAGAATGGGCCAGCGTCGAACAGGAATTCCAGAAACATGTGAGTGGTGAGCTTTCGGTTTCTACTGGGGTTCCCGTCGTCCGCAATGACGGTTCCGTCTTCTACGCGGACATCAGTTCAAGCTCCATAACGCTTGAAGGAAGATCCTACTTCACTGCCTTCTTTCGCGACATCACCGAGCGCAAACGTGCGGAAGAAGCGCTGCGAGAGAGCGAAGAGAAGTTTCGAGCTATGTTCAATAACATGGCGGCTGCATGTTGTATCGACGAAGTGATCTACGAGGGAGGCCGGGCGGTAGATTACCGGATTCTCGATGTCAATCCCGCCTATGAGCGAATTATTGGAATCAGCAGGGCCCAGGCCGTCGGGGCGTTGGCCTCGCAACTCTATGGCACGGGAGAGGCGCCGTTCCTCGAGATCTATGCCAAGGTTGCGGAGACTAGGGAACCGGCCTCGTTCGAGCGCTATTTCCCGCCAATCGACAAATACCTGCATATCACGTCGTCCTCTCCAGCGAAGGGCAAGTTTTCCAATGTGTTCTCTGACATCACCGATTGGAAGCGAATGGAGAGTGAAAGAACTCTCATTCTTAAAGAGCTTGAAGCAAAGAACCGCGAGTTGGAACGGTTCACCTACACCGTTTCTCACGACTTACGGTCGCCGCTTATTACCATTCAGGGTTTCACTGACATGCTCCGGAAGGATTTAGAAGAAACAGAAGGCGAGAAAGTGGAAAACGATTTGCAGCACATAACGAAGGCCACTACGCAGATGAGCCGCCTTTTACACGACACCCTGGAACTCTCTCGTATTGGACGTATGGTGAATCCACCTGAAGATGTGTCGTTTGGAAAAATCGTCGACGATGCACTTGGACAGACCGCGGGAGAACTAACCGCAAATAATGTCCGAGTTTCTGTGGCCAAGGACTTCCCCACCGTGCACGTGGATCGGATGCGGATAGTCGAGGCGCTGGTGAATCTTATCGGGAATTGTATAAAATACCGGGGCGACCAGCCAAGCCCGGAGATAGATATCGGGTATCGCGAGGAAGGCGCGGAGACAGTGTTCTTTGTGAAGGACAACGGTAGGGGTATAGATCCAAATCAGCACGAGAAGGTCTTCGAGCTGTTCTACAAGGTGGATAGCAGGAGCGAGGGAACCGGTGCAGGATTAGCCATCGTGAAACGGATAATCGAAGTGTGTGGGGGGCGTATCTGGATGGAATCAGAGAAAGGGAAAGGATGCACGGTTTGTTTTACACTGCCCGTGGTGAGCGGATAA
- a CDS encoding mechanosensitive ion channel family protein, producing MTDLGQTIPYTGITIFQVVTAIIVLFVGWIAVKIIIVVFKKELVKTKLPELVVEFLARFLSALLYVVVILLAVSAVGITVGSVVIGLSAVIGLVLGFGMQDTMTNLFAGVWLAALRPIDKDEVVTTNGQTGKVSAIGMMSTELLSYDNKLVTLPNKLVWGSPIINFTRLPTRRVDVSVGVSYGTNLEKAISVALDLMKSHALVLDDPAPAVVVTELADSSVNLQLRMWTKTPDYWTVNFEVTKGIFEAYKREDVEIPFPQMDVHLKQE from the coding sequence ATAACAGACTTGGGACAGACCATCCCGTATACGGGAATAACCATTTTTCAGGTAGTAACCGCGATAATCGTCCTCTTCGTCGGTTGGATAGCGGTAAAGATAATTATCGTGGTGTTTAAGAAGGAACTCGTGAAGACAAAGCTGCCGGAACTTGTGGTGGAGTTCTTAGCACGGTTCTTAAGCGCGCTCCTTTACGTTGTCGTGATACTGTTGGCCGTGAGTGCTGTGGGTATTACCGTCGGTTCGGTAGTAATCGGTCTCTCTGCGGTCATAGGTTTGGTATTGGGCTTTGGTATGCAGGACACGATGACAAACTTATTTGCCGGGGTGTGGTTGGCTGCGCTGAGACCGATTGATAAGGATGAAGTGGTTACCACGAATGGTCAGACCGGGAAGGTGAGTGCGATAGGTATGATGTCAACCGAGCTTCTATCGTACGATAACAAACTTGTTACACTTCCGAACAAGCTCGTCTGGGGCAGTCCGATCATCAATTTCACGCGACTTCCGACACGGCGCGTTGATGTCAGCGTCGGCGTCAGTTATGGCACAAACCTGGAAAAAGCCATCTCGGTCGCACTGGATCTGATGAAGAGCCACGCGTTAGTTCTCGACGATCCCGCGCCGGCGGTGGTCGTCACGGAGCTTGCAGATTCGTCCGTGAACCTCCAACTCAGGATGTGGACGAAAACGCCAGACTATTGGACGGTCAACTTCGAAGTGACCAAAGGCATCTTCGAGGCGTACAAGCGCGAAGACGTGGAAATACCGTTCCCACAGATGGACGTGCATCTCAAACAAGAGTGA